The Afipia massiliensis genome has a segment encoding these proteins:
- a CDS encoding GntR family transcriptional regulator: MKSKKASKRAAPNSEIDDGTLTDRAYRELEEMIVTLQLPPATVLSEHTLATKLKIGRTPIREALQRLARDGLVVIMPRRGIMVSEINLRLQLRLLEVRRELERLMARLAAERATPEERQEFAEVAKGMLAAAAQADDIEFMRLDQRFNLLIATTARNEFARRSMGLMNALSRRFWYQHYQEVADLPLAAKLHAAVAEAVAGKKPKMAASASDKLIDYIEDFARKTLDT, encoded by the coding sequence TTGAAATCCAAGAAGGCTTCAAAGCGTGCAGCCCCAAATTCAGAGATCGATGACGGGACGCTGACCGATCGTGCCTATCGCGAACTCGAGGAAATGATCGTCACCTTGCAGTTGCCGCCAGCCACTGTGCTGTCGGAGCATACGCTTGCAACAAAGCTGAAAATTGGACGCACCCCTATTCGGGAAGCGCTCCAGCGTCTCGCGAGGGACGGTCTCGTGGTCATCATGCCGAGACGGGGCATCATGGTCTCGGAAATCAATCTCCGGCTGCAACTGCGGCTGCTCGAAGTTCGCCGCGAACTTGAGCGGCTGATGGCGAGGCTGGCAGCCGAGCGCGCCACCCCCGAAGAGCGCCAGGAGTTTGCGGAAGTCGCGAAAGGAATGCTTGCGGCTGCGGCTCAGGCCGACGACATCGAATTCATGCGGCTCGACCAGCGGTTCAACCTGCTGATCGCAACGACAGCCCGCAACGAGTTTGCCCGACGCTCAATGGGACTGATGAACGCCCTCTCCCGCCGCTTCTGGTATCAGCACTATCAGGAGGTTGCCGATCTACCCCTGGCTGCCAAGCTGCATGCAGCGGTCGCCGAGGCCGTCGCGGGAAAGAAGCCCAAGATGGCGGCCTCCGCTTCGGACAAGCTGATCGACTATATCGAGGATTTCGCGCGCAAGACGCTCGACACATAA